The following are encoded together in the Lactuca sativa cultivar Salinas chromosome 1, Lsat_Salinas_v11, whole genome shotgun sequence genome:
- the LOC111889598 gene encoding glucan endo-1,3-beta-glucosidase, giving the protein MAKMLLLLWLLVDLLVFIITVAQDAQPVGVCYGRVGDDLPSQQDVVNLYKINNITRMRIYDPDRATLQALKGTNIELIIGVPNDSLQSLNQQSAANTWVRNNIQNYSDVRFRYVAVGNEVDPNNANSQYVSYVLPAMRNLHNAITAAGLGNQIKVSTATYAGLLGVSYPPSNGAFNDNAREFIEPIIKFLAENNSPMLVNIYPYFVDANGNLLYALFLSPGTIVSDNGRNYSNLFDAILDAHYAAQASVGGENVEIVVSESGWPSAGGDAWTFQTAETYYTNLIAHVTGITGTPAKPGRSIETYLYSMFDEGMKPGAESERHFGIFYPDRRPKYQLSFNLIKSRNGKISERYGLLSAFSVQGF; this is encoded by the exons ATGGCAAAAATGCTCCTGTTGCTCTGGTTACTTGTAGATCTTCTCGTATTCATAATCACAG TTGCACAAGATGCGCAACCTGTAGGGGTGTGTTACGGAAGAGTCGGTGATGATTTGCCATCGCAACAGGATGTGGTGAACCTTTACAAGATCAACAACATAACCAGAATGCGAATTTATGATCCAGATCGAGCTACACTTCAAGCCCTAAAAGGAACCAATATCGAACTCATCATCGGCGTTCCTAATGATTCTCTGCAATCCCTAAACCAACAAAGCGCAGCGAACACATGGGTTAGGAACAACATTCAAAATTACTCCGACGTCAGGTTTAGATACGTCGCCGTCGGCAACGAAGTCGATCCAAACAACGCGAATAGTCAATACGTAAGTTACGTACTTCCGGCGATGCGAAATCTACACAACGCCATTACAGCCGCCGGCCTAGGGAACCAAATCAAGGTGTCGACGGCAACCTACGCCGGTTTGTTAGGCGTCTCCTATCCACCAAGCAACGGCGCGTTTAATGACAATGCACGAGAGTTTATTGAGCCGATAATCAAATTTCTAGCTGAAAACAACTCGCCAATGCTTGTAAACATCTACCCCTATTTTGTAGACGCTAATGGCAATCTACTGTATGCGTTGTTTTTGTCACCGGGAACAATTGTGAGTGATAACGGCCGGAACTACTCGAACCTCTTTGACGCCATTTTAGATGCTCATTACGCAGCTCAAGCATCTGTTGGTGGAGAAAATGTGGAGATTGTTGTGTCGGAGAGTGGGTGGCCATCGGCAGGAGGTGATGCGTGGACATTTCAGACCGCAGAAACTTATTATACGAATTTGATTGCACATGTCACAGGGATAACAGGGACACCGGCGAAGCCTGGAAGATCAATAGAGACGTATTTGTATTCAATGTTTGATGAAGGAATGAAACCTGGAGCAGAATCGGAGAGACATTTTGGGATATTCTATCCAGATAGACGACCCAAATATCAATTAAGCTTCAACCTCATCAAATCAAGAAATGGAAAGATAAGTGAAAGATATGGACTTCTTTCTGCCTTCTCTGTACA